The following proteins come from a genomic window of Nostoc sp. TCL26-01:
- a CDS encoding glycosyltransferase family 39 protein yields the protein MQKKSRIFVSLLIIILAMGLTFRFINLDKKSYWDDEAFTALRVSGYTEYELVEKVASVAQISINDLSPYQGLNQEKTAIDTIKSLSLEEPQHPPLYYLLSRFWVQLLGNSLLNMRMLSAVLSLLALPAVYWLCLELFGNTLTAWIAVGLLAISPFHLLYAQEAREYSLWIVTILLSSASLLRAMRLNTRLQWVIYAATVALNLYAFPSSATVILASAIYVITIEKWRLSQKLMAFFLASLAGLMAFFPWLLVIVGNLNHINKIVGGQGNMPRVALVKTWAFNLSRIFVDSNQEKAVINFGFENKFTYLIQIGLVGLLICLVGYAIYFLYRHSSKSSWLFLLTLILVNSLPIMLKDLLNEGTRSIIPRYFIPSYLGIQISVAYLLANRVSTISKHPKLWRIVMCVLFSGSIFSGTLISQADSWWTKSHSDTNLQAAKFINQAHKPLLISDGSMGRILGFSHQVKSDLQLQLKPYCHTCRTIPPAVSSKDILEIPSGFDVFLLDPSENLIKALNKYQLKSLSVGLWQVEK from the coding sequence ATGCAGAAAAAATCTCGGATATTTGTATCTTTACTGATAATAATTTTAGCAATGGGATTAACCTTCAGATTTATTAATCTTGATAAGAAATCTTATTGGGATGATGAAGCTTTTACGGCATTACGTGTCTCTGGTTATACAGAATATGAATTAGTTGAAAAAGTAGCTAGTGTTGCACAAATTAGCATTAATGACTTATCTCCATATCAAGGACTAAATCAGGAAAAAACTGCCATTGATACAATTAAATCTTTATCTTTAGAAGAACCCCAGCATCCACCACTGTATTATTTGCTGTCTCGGTTTTGGGTACAGTTGTTGGGTAACTCATTACTCAATATGCGAATGTTATCTGCTGTACTTAGCTTATTAGCTTTACCTGCTGTTTATTGGCTGTGCTTAGAATTATTTGGTAACACTTTAACAGCATGGATAGCAGTAGGCTTATTAGCAATATCACCATTCCATTTACTGTATGCGCAAGAAGCCAGAGAGTATAGTTTATGGATAGTGACAATTTTGCTGTCGAGTGCTTCACTTCTCAGGGCAATGCGCTTAAATACTAGACTTCAGTGGGTAATATATGCAGCGACTGTTGCCCTAAATCTTTATGCTTTTCCTTCTTCAGCAACTGTGATTTTAGCATCAGCAATTTACGTAATTACTATAGAAAAGTGGCGCTTGAGTCAAAAATTGATGGCCTTTTTCTTAGCATCGTTAGCAGGTTTGATGGCTTTTTTCCCTTGGTTATTAGTGATTGTGGGTAACTTAAATCACATCAACAAAATTGTTGGTGGCCAAGGTAATATGCCTAGAGTTGCTTTAGTAAAAACTTGGGCATTTAACCTCAGTCGAATTTTTGTGGATAGCAATCAAGAAAAAGCTGTGATCAATTTTGGGTTTGAAAATAAGTTCACTTATTTAATTCAAATCGGCTTAGTCGGGTTACTTATATGCTTAGTAGGATATGCTATTTATTTTCTCTATCGCCATTCCTCTAAAAGCAGTTGGTTATTTCTGTTGACATTAATCTTGGTTAATTCACTCCCTATCATGTTGAAAGATTTGCTCAATGAGGGAACTAGGTCAATTATTCCTCGTTATTTCATCCCCAGCTACTTGGGTATTCAGATATCTGTGGCTTATCTTTTAGCTAATCGGGTTTCTACTATCTCTAAGCACCCAAAACTTTGGAGAATAGTTATGTGTGTGCTGTTTTCTGGGTCAATTTTTTCTGGGACACTGATTTCTCAAGCAGATTCTTGGTGGACTAAAAGCCATAGTGATACGAATTTGCAGGCAGCTAAATTTATTAACCAAGCTCATAAACCACTCTTAATTAGTGATGGTAGTATGGGGAGAATTTTAGGTTTTAGCCATCAAGTTAAATCAGATTTGCAGTTGCAGTTAAAACCATATTGTCATACTTGTCGTACTATTCCTCCGGCTGTTAGTAGTAAAGATATTTTAGAAATTCCCTCTGGCTTTGATGTATTTTTACTTGATCCTTCTGAGAATTTAATCAAGGCACTAAATAAATATCAGCTTAAATCTCTTTCTGTTGGTCTTTGGCAGGTAGAAAAGTAG
- a CDS encoding glycosyltransferase, with translation MNIDSTNALLKVPTGALQIPEFPPADVGINQRDIYLSLVIPTYKERGNIANVVKILSQILDEFIPGDYELIVVDDDSPDMTWELAQSLTQEYPQLQVMRRQEERGLSSAVIRGWQAARGKILGVIDGDLQHPPEVLTQLLTAITNGADLAVASRHVDGGGVSSWSVVRRFLSRGAQVLGLMLLPGVLGRVSDPMSGYFMVHRESVAGATLNPVGYKILLEVIGRGNVKSIAEVGYVFCERKEGESKVTWKQYVDYIHHLVRLRVSTGKIGRVRRKINFPLDRFLRFALVGLSGVFVDMTMLYLLSDPATLALPLTRSKIIAGEIAILNNFLWNDAWTFADVSMRQQEWHQRLKRFLKFNMVCLAGLVLNVLVLNLVFNYLIPNRYIANLIAIAIATIWNFWVNLKLSWRVTDVK, from the coding sequence ATGAATATCGACTCAACCAACGCACTCTTAAAAGTTCCTACTGGCGCACTACAAATTCCCGAATTTCCGCCTGCTGATGTAGGTATAAATCAGCGAGATATCTATCTTTCTTTAGTAATTCCTACTTATAAAGAGCGTGGTAATATTGCCAATGTTGTGAAAATTCTTAGTCAAATATTGGATGAATTTATACCCGGTGATTATGAATTAATCGTTGTGGATGATGATAGTCCAGATATGACTTGGGAACTAGCACAATCTCTCACTCAAGAATATCCCCAGTTGCAAGTAATGCGCCGGCAAGAAGAAAGAGGACTGTCTTCAGCCGTGATTCGTGGGTGGCAAGCTGCTAGGGGCAAGATTTTAGGGGTGATTGATGGCGATTTACAACACCCTCCAGAAGTTTTGACGCAACTGTTGACAGCTATCACCAATGGTGCAGATTTAGCAGTGGCCAGCCGTCATGTAGATGGTGGTGGTGTGAGTAGTTGGAGTGTGGTGAGGCGTTTCTTATCCCGTGGCGCGCAGGTATTGGGGTTGATGCTGTTACCGGGAGTGTTGGGTAGGGTTTCTGATCCCATGAGTGGCTATTTTATGGTGCATCGTGAGAGTGTTGCTGGTGCAACTCTCAATCCTGTGGGCTATAAGATTCTTTTAGAAGTGATTGGACGAGGCAATGTCAAGAGTATTGCTGAAGTTGGTTATGTATTTTGTGAACGCAAGGAAGGGGAAAGTAAAGTCACATGGAAGCAATATGTAGACTATATCCATCATTTAGTGCGGTTGCGTGTATCCACGGGTAAGATAGGGCGGGTGCGGCGAAAAATCAACTTCCCCCTAGATAGATTTTTGCGCTTCGCCTTAGTTGGGCTGAGTGGGGTATTTGTAGATATGACGATGTTGTATTTGTTAAGTGATCCGGCAACTTTGGCTTTACCTCTGACTCGCAGCAAAATCATCGCAGGTGAAATCGCTATTTTGAATAATTTCTTGTGGAATGATGCTTGGACTTTTGCTGATGTCTCCATGAGACAGCAAGAGTGGCATCAACGGTTAAAAAGATTTTTGAAGTTCAATATGGTTTGTCTGGCGGGGTTAGTATTGAATGTACTGGTGTTGAATTTGGTATTTAATTACCTGATTCCCAATCGCTACATTGCCAACCTGATAGCGATCGCCATTGCGACTATCTGGAATTTCTGGGTTAACCTAAAATTAAGCTGGCGTGTGACTGATGTCAAATAA
- a CDS encoding glycosyltransferase family 39 protein codes for MNPGLSVTKLNKLVSLETLALIAIAIAVILRIINLGGREFWYDEVLSLLLAAGQKTAYQTPTDVPVALAQYTSLLSLPVESGLGGFIATVKNFLLSLLGGEPHPPLFFLSQHLWLRLFGSSEAAMRSLNALFSIGAIASAYSLGKVILGHRGGLLLAALLAVNPFYLFHSLNVRMYGSLVLWTILSATALLHLIDTHQTRKIPQNRRQQLLWNILLIGSVAAGFLTFYLYLYWVITLAALVLYLDRRHWWQHGLRLASGIMLTVPWVVWGAIKQIRNADLKRFGAIKDSGSQFLAHLQDAAQTLGTNLILGDWVTSLPSISVIVVGCLAIALILTCIIQLWQQDEQKNLGIAVILGILPLLLALVLDIATKKSTLNFGWGRTMIMILPGCLLLITLWLETALSRQWRIPVASALLLLYLTIGMSDFSLRQRSVFHAVNDLVSQQANQPTLIAMNSKAWGHVMRLAYYISPKTPVMLLAEHPIDLATSLEKVLENKTQPYSRILWLDSANPVWSRLKTPADVEREQQKTQQTLSQQFQLQQTQTLTGTMNLDNFTVKLYTRSPAK; via the coding sequence ATGAATCCAGGTTTGTCAGTTACCAAACTTAACAAACTAGTTTCTTTAGAAACATTAGCCTTAATTGCGATCGCTATCGCAGTTATATTACGTATCATCAATCTAGGTGGCAGAGAATTTTGGTATGACGAAGTACTATCATTGCTTCTAGCAGCAGGACAAAAAACTGCCTATCAAACTCCTACAGATGTGCCAGTAGCTCTAGCACAATATACGTCTTTATTAAGCTTGCCTGTAGAATCAGGTTTGGGTGGATTTATTGCCACCGTCAAAAACTTCCTGCTGAGTTTGCTGGGGGGAGAACCACACCCACCATTGTTTTTTCTCAGTCAACATTTGTGGTTACGCCTTTTTGGTAGTAGTGAAGCCGCAATGCGAAGTTTGAATGCACTATTTAGCATTGGTGCGATCGCTAGTGCCTACAGTTTAGGTAAAGTTATCTTAGGACATCGTGGTGGATTGCTGCTGGCAGCGTTACTGGCTGTTAATCCCTTTTACCTATTCCATTCTCTGAATGTGCGGATGTATGGTTCTTTGGTATTGTGGACAATTCTTAGCGCTACAGCACTTCTACACCTGATTGATACGCACCAGACAAGAAAAATCCCGCAAAATCGTCGTCAGCAATTGCTGTGGAACATCTTGTTAATAGGTTCGGTGGCGGCTGGGTTTTTAACCTTTTATCTTTACTTGTATTGGGTAATCACATTAGCCGCTTTAGTACTTTACCTCGACCGACGGCATTGGTGGCAACATGGTTTGCGCTTGGCTAGTGGAATTATGCTGACTGTTCCCTGGGTAGTCTGGGGTGCAATTAAGCAAATCCGCAATGCAGACTTAAAGCGGTTTGGTGCTATTAAAGATAGTGGTTCTCAATTTTTGGCTCATTTGCAAGATGCTGCTCAAACTCTCGGCACTAACTTAATTTTGGGAGACTGGGTTACTAGTTTACCAAGTATCAGTGTAATTGTTGTGGGTTGTTTGGCGATCGCTCTCATTCTTACTTGCATCATTCAGCTTTGGCAGCAGGATGAGCAGAAAAACTTAGGTATCGCCGTCATACTAGGAATTCTGCCACTATTACTCGCCTTAGTTCTAGATATTGCCACCAAGAAATCTACTTTAAACTTCGGTTGGGGAAGAACAATGATTATGATTCTTCCTGGCTGTTTACTGCTAATAACTTTGTGGCTAGAAACAGCACTTTCTCGACAATGGCGTATACCTGTAGCTTCTGCTTTACTGCTGTTGTATCTCACCATCGGGATGAGTGATTTTAGTCTAAGGCAACGTTCTGTTTTTCATGCAGTTAACGATTTAGTATCCCAACAGGCTAATCAACCGACATTAATTGCCATGAATTCTAAAGCTTGGGGTCATGTGATGCGACTAGCATATTACATTTCTCCCAAAACTCCAGTGATGCTATTAGCTGAACATCCGATTGATTTAGCAACATCACTAGAAAAAGTTTTAGAAAATAAAACTCAGCCATATTCCCGTATTCTGTGGTTAGATAGTGCTAATCCTGTGTGGTCAAGATTAAAGACACCAGCCGATGTAGAACGAGAACAGCAGAAAACTCAACAAACTTTATCACAGCAATTTCAACTCCAACAAACCCAAACTCTCACAGGTACGATGAACCTGGATAACTTTACTGTGAAACTTTACACCCGTTCCCCTGCCAAATAG